The Methanoculleus marisnigri JR1 genome window below encodes:
- a CDS encoding sulfurtransferase, with amino-acid sequence MEEKMFTPGGMERLQATSDRENIPYPRGDGKVKLVNSEWLDRHLTDTNLTVIDVQPNIHDYIQEHVPGAVYLTEGVLRVSNRGFPGSYSPNACIQESFRRAGITADSPVVVYTGKGAFSGAGDGLGQTMMAYTLAKYGHNAVYILDGGIDAWKSEGRELSQDYPPVEPSDFTVEVRDDYPIGYEEFVRIKDNDDVVVLDARPAKVYEGKGPWRKAGHIPGAVNLPWKSLMHEANPARLKSNDELDMILEEHGVDRSKTVICSCGTGREATNEFVLLKWLYLYPNVRIYEGSFTEWVTYPDNPVVEGSDPRGARVETASAR; translated from the coding sequence ATGGAAGAGAAGATGTTTACTCCCGGCGGCATGGAGCGCCTGCAGGCCACGAGCGACCGGGAGAATATCCCGTATCCCCGTGGGGACGGCAAAGTCAAACTGGTGAACTCGGAGTGGCTGGACCGCCACTTAACCGACACAAACCTGACGGTCATCGACGTTCAGCCGAATATACACGACTACATCCAGGAGCACGTCCCCGGTGCCGTCTACCTGACCGAAGGCGTCCTGCGGGTATCAAACCGCGGCTTCCCGGGGTCGTACAGCCCGAACGCCTGCATCCAGGAGTCGTTCCGGCGTGCAGGCATTACGGCCGACTCCCCGGTCGTCGTCTATACCGGGAAAGGCGCGTTCTCCGGCGCGGGCGACGGGCTCGGGCAGACGATGATGGCCTACACCCTGGCGAAATACGGCCACAACGCCGTGTACATCCTCGACGGCGGGATTGACGCGTGGAAGAGCGAGGGGCGGGAACTCTCGCAGGACTACCCCCCGGTCGAACCGTCGGATTTCACCGTCGAGGTCCGGGACGACTACCCCATCGGGTACGAGGAGTTCGTGCGGATCAAGGACAACGACGATGTGGTCGTGCTCGATGCACGCCCGGCAAAGGTCTATGAAGGGAAGGGGCCCTGGCGGAAGGCCGGGCATATCCCCGGTGCCGTCAACCTGCCCTGGAAGAGCCTGATGCACGAGGCGAACCCGGCCCGGCTTAAATCCAACGACGAACTCGACATGATCCTGGAAGAGCACGGCGTCGACCGGAGCAAAACGGTCATCTGCTCGTGCGGGACCGGAAGGGAAGCCACGAACGAGTTCGTCCTCTTAAAGTGGCTCTACCTCTACCCGAACGTTCGGATCTACGAGGGATCGTTCACCGAGTGGGTTACCTACCCGGACAACCCGGTCGTAGAGGGGTCGGATCCCCGAGGGGCGAGAGTCGAGACGGCTTCTGCACGGTAA